One stretch of Excalfactoria chinensis isolate bCotChi1 chromosome 2, bCotChi1.hap2, whole genome shotgun sequence DNA includes these proteins:
- the GPR20 gene encoding G-protein coupled receptor 20, with amino-acid sequence MTMPTSSTQMPALDHINSTQEPNSSIYMFSKFIHLDKELYKQFYNLWIALIVVNAIIFLVGVVLNSLALYVFCFRTKTKTTSVIYTINLIVTDLLVGFSLPVRIIMFYTAEDCQHCSFVHIFGYFVNMYCSILFLTCICVDRYLAIVQVQASRKWRNPTCAKGICVFIWIFATVVTFSILTMAIQFAQCCLSEILVLMVCEYFFPLIIIIFFTTRIMCALSKPSLMHQSRERRMKAVQLLITVLIIFMICFTPFHVRQVAISINPDMPHNVSLLVYHVTVTLSSLNSCMDPIVYCFVTNNFQSTMKNIFRKTEPEQTTVDILGMNKNTKGSNAIITFSNTIGSPVSLPSPSSVQI; translated from the coding sequence ATGACCATGCCGACCTCCTCCACCCAAATGCCAGCCCTTGACCACATCAACTCTACCCAGGAACCCAACTCCAGCATTTACATGTTCTCCAAGTTCATCCACCTTGACAAAGAACTGTACAAACAATTTTACAACCTATGGATTGCCCTGATAGTTGTCAATGCCATTATCTTCCTGGTGGGTGTTGTGCTGAACAGCTTGGCACTGTATGTGTTCTGCTTCCGTACTAAGACAAAAACCACCTCTGTGATTTACACCATCAACTTGATTGTTACCGATCTCTTGGTCGGCTTCTCCTTACCTGTACGGATCATCATGTTCTATACTGCAGAGGACTGCCAGCATTGCTCCTTTGTTCATATCTTTGGCTACTTTGTCAACATGTACTGTAGCATCCTCTTCTTAACGTGCATCTGTGTTGACCGCTACCTGGCTATCGTACAGGTGCAAGCCTCAAGAAAATGGAGGAATCCCACCTGTGCCAAGGGGATCTGTGTCTTCATTTGGATCTTTGCAACTGTAGTGACTTTCTCCATCCTCACCATGGCAATACAGTTTGCCCAGTGCTGCCTCTCTGAGATTCTGGTCCTGATGGTCTGCGAGTACTTCTTCCCCCTCATCATAATCATCTTCTTCACCACCAGGATTATGTGTGCTCTGTCCAAGCCTAGCCTCATGCACCAGAGTCGGGAGAGGAGAATGAAGGCTGTGCAACTCCTTATCACCGTCCTCATCATCTTCATGATCTGCTTCACTCCTTTCCACGTGCGACAGGTTGCGATCTCCATCAACCCAGACATGCCACACAATGTCAGCCTCCTTGTCTACCATGTGACGGTGACTCTGAGTAGTCTCAACAGCTGCATGGACCCTATTGTCTACTGCTTTGTCACCAACAACTTCCAGTCAACcatgaaaaatatcttcaggAAAACCGAACCAGAGCAAACCACTGTGGACATCCTGGGTATGAACAAGAACACCAAGGGTTCCAATGCAATCATCACCTTCTCAAACACAATAGGAAGCCCTGTGAGCTTGCCGTCTCCAAGCAGTGTCCAGATCTAA